A section of the Cyanobacteria bacterium QS_8_64_29 genome encodes:
- the lepB gene encoding signal peptidase I, which yields MSQRDTANPWLETVKTLGLSVVLALGIRHFVAEARYIPSQSMQPTLQVNDRLLVEKLSYRFGRPERGDIIVFSPPESLQFEQAFIKRVIGLPGETVAVRNGTVFINGQAIQEPYLKAEPDYTYGPVEIPKRRYLVLGDNRNNSRDSHYWGFVPRKNIIGHAFVRFWPPDRLGQIADPEYSAVPERRTVPQQR from the coding sequence ATGTCCCAACGCGATACCGCCAACCCGTGGCTCGAGACCGTCAAAACCTTGGGCCTGAGCGTCGTCTTGGCGTTGGGCATCCGCCATTTTGTCGCGGAAGCGCGCTACATCCCTTCCCAGTCCATGCAACCGACCCTTCAGGTCAACGATCGCCTGCTGGTCGAGAAGCTAAGCTATCGCTTCGGCCGCCCCGAGCGGGGCGATATTATCGTTTTCTCGCCGCCCGAGTCGCTCCAATTCGAGCAGGCGTTTATCAAGCGCGTAATCGGCCTGCCAGGCGAAACGGTGGCCGTCCGGAACGGAACCGTGTTCATCAACGGCCAAGCCATCCAGGAGCCCTACCTCAAGGCCGAGCCCGACTACACCTACGGGCCGGTCGAGATCCCCAAGCGGCGCTATCTGGTTTTGGGCGATAACCGCAACAACAGCCGCGATTCCCATTACTGGGGATTTGTCCCGCGCAAAAACATCATCGGCCATGCCTTTGTGCGCTTTTGGCCGCCGGATCGGCTCGGTCAGATTGCCGACCCCGAGTACTCGGCGGTTCCCGAAAGGCGGACCGTACCGCAGCAGCGCTGA
- a CDS encoding RNB domain-containing ribonuclease has protein sequence MEAGTPVEFRIRGERRLAVVEGAAGKKHWTVRDCQGRAHTLHPRQVEYEAGTTLEGVQALSRFLEAVEPYLGTADSSDLELAWELLLEQGETATPAGLAQVLFSESTPEACYAAYCLLEQDRIYFKRKGDTYEPRPNEQVADLQHQQEAERQREREWQHFAEQLQQAEAGQSVEWSASDRERLVALEQVVLHPERDVPLAQQALAHAGRSQTPQAAFRLLVDIGWWHPHENLALRRSSYPVNFPQQVRDLAQQYQHSPPRADGNRLDLSHLKLYTIDDASTAEIDDGLSVETLGDGTQRLWIHIADPSYWVAPADALDLEARRRSTSLYLPTGTIPMFPPELATGAMSLVQGQICPALSFGVVLSESGAIGDYTIRDSWVRPTYRLTYDDADEMLQLGVQAEPELLALADWAQRRAQWRQAQGAIDIRLPEAEIAVGPDSEIDIQLIESSPARQLVAEMMILTGEVAGHHGQAQQLPLPFRSQPQPELPSDETLLQFPAGPVRACALRGCMPRSETSIQPARHAGLGLPAYTQVTSPIRRYADLLAHFQLKAHLRGEALPFSSEDLQELTYSTAAAAAEASSVERQTKRYWRLEYLRRHGDRSWSALVLRWLRPEDNLALVMLEDIAMELPHRFQIPVALGDRVELQVVTADPHNDVIRLRERANWEAQPAAAG, from the coding sequence CTGGAAGCGGGAACGCCGGTCGAGTTTCGCATCCGCGGCGAGCGCCGCTTGGCTGTCGTTGAGGGCGCAGCGGGCAAAAAGCACTGGACGGTGCGCGATTGCCAGGGCCGCGCCCATACCCTCCACCCGCGCCAGGTCGAGTACGAAGCGGGAACGACGCTCGAGGGCGTCCAAGCCCTCTCGCGCTTTCTAGAAGCGGTCGAGCCCTACCTGGGGACCGCTGACAGTAGCGATCTGGAACTGGCTTGGGAGCTGCTACTCGAGCAAGGCGAGACGGCAACGCCAGCCGGTCTCGCCCAGGTTTTGTTTTCCGAGAGTACGCCGGAAGCGTGCTACGCGGCTTACTGCCTGCTAGAGCAGGACCGGATTTACTTTAAGCGCAAAGGCGATACCTACGAGCCGCGCCCGAACGAGCAGGTTGCGGACCTCCAGCATCAACAGGAAGCAGAGCGGCAGCGCGAGCGCGAGTGGCAGCACTTTGCGGAGCAGTTGCAGCAGGCGGAAGCGGGCCAGTCGGTGGAGTGGTCAGCCAGCGATCGCGAGCGCCTGGTGGCCCTAGAGCAGGTCGTGCTCCACCCCGAGCGCGACGTCCCGCTTGCCCAGCAAGCGCTCGCGCATGCCGGGCGCTCGCAAACACCGCAGGCAGCCTTTCGGTTGCTGGTCGATATCGGCTGGTGGCACCCGCACGAAAACTTGGCGCTGCGCCGCAGCTCTTACCCCGTTAACTTTCCGCAGCAGGTGCGCGATTTGGCGCAGCAGTACCAGCATTCGCCGCCCAGGGCCGATGGCAACCGCCTCGATCTGAGCCACCTCAAGCTCTACACAATCGACGACGCCAGCACCGCCGAGATCGACGACGGCCTGAGCGTGGAAACCCTGGGCGATGGCACGCAGCGCCTCTGGATCCACATTGCCGACCCCTCCTACTGGGTCGCGCCGGCCGACGCCCTGGATCTAGAAGCGCGGCGCCGCAGCACGAGCTTGTACCTGCCCACGGGAACGATTCCCATGTTCCCGCCAGAGCTGGCGACTGGCGCCATGAGCTTGGTGCAAGGGCAAATTTGCCCGGCCCTGAGCTTTGGCGTCGTCTTGAGCGAGAGCGGCGCGATCGGCGACTACACCATCCGCGACAGTTGGGTCAGGCCAACCTACCGCCTGACCTACGACGATGCCGACGAAATGCTGCAGCTAGGCGTGCAGGCCGAGCCCGAGCTGCTTGCCCTAGCCGATTGGGCTCAGCGGCGGGCACAGTGGCGCCAGGCGCAGGGCGCGATCGACATCCGCTTGCCCGAGGCCGAAATTGCCGTCGGACCGGACAGCGAGATCGACATTCAGCTCATCGAGAGCTCGCCCGCCCGTCAGCTGGTCGCCGAGATGATGATCCTGACCGGCGAGGTGGCGGGGCACCACGGGCAGGCACAGCAGCTACCGCTGCCGTTTCGCAGCCAGCCCCAACCGGAGCTCCCCTCGGACGAAACCTTGTTGCAGTTTCCGGCGGGGCCAGTTCGGGCCTGTGCGCTGCGCGGTTGCATGCCGCGCAGCGAAACCAGCATCCAGCCGGCACGCCACGCCGGATTGGGCTTGCCAGCTTACACGCAGGTCACCTCCCCCATCCGCCGCTATGCCGATCTGCTCGCTCACTTCCAGCTCAAGGCGCACTTGCGCGGCGAAGCGCTGCCTTTCTCCAGCGAGGACCTGCAGGAGCTGACCTACAGTACAGCTGCCGCCGCAGCGGAAGCCAGCTCGGTCGAGCGGCAGACCAAGCGCTACTGGCGGCTGGAGTACCTGCGCCGCCACGGCGATCGCAGCTGGTCGGCGCTGGTGCTGCGCTGGCTGCGGCCGGAGGACAACCTAGCCCTGGTGATGCTGGAAGACATCGCCATGGAGCTACCGCACCGCTTCCAGATCCCGGTCGCACTCGGTGATCGCGTGGAGCTGCAGGTCGTAACCGCCGATCCGCACAACGATGTCATCCGCTTGCGCGAGCGGGCCAATTGGGAAGCGCAACCTGCTGCAGCCGGCTGA
- a CDS encoding molybdopterin molybdenumtransferase: protein MLSVREAEAIALRCAPPLDRERDAERVGLEAAAGRILAAPVTGVLDFPHWDNSAMDGYAVRSADLADCSPQAPAPLEVVETIPAGSQPQRALGGHQAARLYTGSLLPAGADAIVPQERIQRDGDRIRVEAPIEPQAFVRRRASFHRAGEPLLAAGTRLGPAEVALLAAAQCQQVAVYRRPQVAILSTGDELVPPHQLLQPGQIVDSNQYALASFVADCGAVPQPLGIVPDRPEALQSAIAQAIASADLVLSTGGVSVGDHDYIERVLTALGGQLQFRTVTLKPGKPLTLATFAAHDSGRECCYFGLPGNPVSALVSCWRLVRPALLRRSGWAQAGPAQFAAATTRSELRAGGGRETYLWGQLERQAGGPTFALNPGHHDSANLVNLAQTDALAVVPVGTTHIPAGRSIEVLPV from the coding sequence ATGCTGAGCGTCCGCGAGGCCGAGGCGATCGCGCTGCGCTGCGCGCCACCGCTCGATCGCGAGCGCGATGCCGAGCGCGTTGGCCTGGAGGCGGCAGCCGGTCGGATTTTGGCTGCGCCCGTGACGGGGGTGCTGGATTTTCCGCACTGGGACAACTCGGCCATGGACGGTTACGCCGTCCGCTCGGCGGATTTGGCCGATTGCAGCCCCCAAGCGCCAGCCCCATTGGAGGTGGTCGAGACCATCCCGGCCGGATCCCAACCGCAGCGCGCGTTGGGGGGCCACCAAGCAGCGCGCCTTTATACCGGCAGCCTGCTGCCAGCGGGGGCCGATGCCATCGTCCCGCAAGAGCGGATCCAGCGCGATGGCGACCGGATCCGGGTCGAGGCGCCCATCGAGCCGCAGGCCTTCGTGCGCCGGCGCGCCAGCTTCCATCGGGCGGGGGAGCCGCTGCTAGCAGCCGGAACCCGCTTGGGCCCTGCCGAGGTGGCGCTGCTGGCGGCTGCCCAGTGCCAGCAGGTGGCGGTCTACCGGCGCCCGCAAGTGGCAATTCTGTCCACCGGCGACGAGCTAGTCCCACCCCATCAGCTCCTGCAACCCGGCCAGATTGTCGATTCCAATCAGTACGCGCTGGCAAGCTTTGTGGCCGATTGCGGCGCGGTGCCGCAGCCGCTAGGCATCGTGCCCGATCGGCCCGAGGCCCTGCAGTCGGCCATCGCCCAAGCCATTGCCTCAGCCGATCTGGTACTATCGACGGGGGGTGTCTCGGTCGGCGATCACGACTACATCGAGCGCGTCCTCACCGCGCTAGGGGGCCAACTCCAGTTCCGCACCGTCACGCTCAAACCGGGCAAACCGCTGACCCTGGCGACGTTTGCCGCCCATGACAGCGGGCGCGAATGCTGCTACTTTGGCCTGCCCGGCAATCCGGTCTCGGCCTTGGTGAGCTGCTGGCGCTTGGTGCGCCCGGCGCTGCTGCGGCGATCGGGCTGGGCCCAAGCCGGCCCCGCTCAGTTCGCAGCCGCGACCACCCGCAGCGAGCTGCGCGCCGGCGGCGGGCGCGAGACCTATTTGTGGGGGCAGCTCGAGCGCCAGGCCGGGGGTCCCACGTTTGCGCTCAACCCGGGCCACCACGACTCCGCCAATTTGGTCAATCTGGCCCAGACCGATGCCCTAGCTGTAGTTCCGGTGGGAACCACCCACATCCCGGCTGGCAGATCCATTGAAGTCTTACCGGTCTAA
- the argF gene encoding ornithine carbamoyltransferase translates to MSGLQGRDLLSAADLSASELQAVMQLAAQLKQGKPSPQGTPILGLLFDKPSTRTRVSFGAAMARLGGSTIDLNPNATQIGRGEPIADTARVLERYLGVLAIRTFQQADIETFARWSQIPTINALSDREHPCQVWADLFTIGECLGNLEGLTLAYLGDGNNVAQSLLLGGAIAGLHLRIATPAAHAPEAAIVEQARALAGPQQQIELTEDPQAAARDAQVLYTDVWTSMGQQATQDRTAIFQAYRIDAERLRQAADEAIMLHCLPAHRGEEITNDVMEGPQARIWQQAENRMHVQQALLASVLGLA, encoded by the coding sequence ATGAGCGGTTTGCAGGGTCGGGATTTGCTCAGTGCGGCCGATCTGTCGGCCAGCGAGCTGCAGGCGGTCATGCAGCTCGCCGCACAACTCAAACAGGGCAAGCCCTCGCCGCAAGGCACGCCCATCTTGGGCTTGCTGTTCGATAAACCCTCAACGCGTACCCGGGTCTCGTTCGGGGCAGCAATGGCGCGCCTAGGCGGCTCAACCATCGATCTCAACCCCAATGCCACCCAGATCGGCCGCGGCGAACCCATTGCCGATACGGCCCGAGTGCTGGAGCGCTACCTCGGCGTGCTGGCCATCCGGACGTTCCAACAAGCCGATATCGAGACATTTGCGCGCTGGAGCCAGATTCCTACTATCAACGCCCTCAGTGATCGCGAGCATCCTTGCCAAGTTTGGGCGGATCTGTTCACGATCGGCGAATGCTTGGGCAACCTCGAGGGACTGACGCTGGCCTATCTGGGAGATGGCAACAATGTTGCCCAGTCGCTGCTGCTAGGCGGTGCCATTGCCGGTCTCCACCTGCGCATTGCCACGCCTGCTGCCCATGCCCCAGAGGCAGCCATCGTGGAGCAGGCCCGGGCGCTGGCCGGCCCCCAGCAGCAGATCGAGCTGACCGAAGATCCGCAAGCGGCCGCGCGCGATGCCCAGGTCCTCTATACCGACGTTTGGACCAGCATGGGCCAGCAGGCCACCCAGGACCGGACCGCGATCTTTCAGGCCTATCGGATCGACGCCGAGCGGTTGCGGCAGGCTGCGGACGAGGCGATCATGCTGCACTGCTTGCCCGCCCACCGCGGCGAAGAAATTACCAACGATGTCATGGAAGGGCCGCAAGCGCGCATCTGGCAGCAGGCCGAGAACCGCATGCACGTTCAACAGGCACTGTTGGCTAGCGTGCTGGGGTTAGCCTAA
- a CDS encoding molecular chaperone has product MAIVPTRGPGAARPARNWWDPFRELDSVQQEMNRMFDDLVRTGDGGESGNLTFAPSAELDETEDAIHLKLEVPGMDPNDLDVQVSDEAISISGERRSEFQHQEGSGRRSEFRYGRFQRVIPLNARIQNDKVQASYQNGILHLNLPKAEEDKNKVVKVNVQQ; this is encoded by the coding sequence ATGGCTATTGTCCCTACCCGCGGTCCGGGCGCTGCACGGCCGGCTCGCAACTGGTGGGATCCGTTCCGTGAACTCGACTCCGTGCAGCAAGAAATGAATCGCATGTTTGACGATTTGGTGCGCACGGGGGATGGCGGCGAAAGCGGCAATCTAACATTTGCCCCATCCGCCGAGCTAGACGAAACCGAAGATGCCATCCATCTCAAACTGGAAGTCCCGGGGATGGATCCCAACGATCTGGACGTGCAAGTCAGCGACGAAGCGATCTCCATTAGCGGCGAGCGCCGCTCCGAATTCCAGCATCAGGAAGGGAGCGGTCGGCGCAGCGAGTTCCGCTACGGGCGCTTCCAACGCGTAATCCCGCTAAATGCCCGGATCCAGAACGACAAAGTGCAGGCCAGTTACCAAAACGGCATCCTGCACCTCAACCTACCCAAAGCTGAGGAAGATAAAAACAAAGTGGTCAAAGTCAACGTGCAGCAATAA
- the rpsR gene encoding 30S ribosomal protein S18 has product MAYFRKRLSPIKPGDPIDYKDVDLLRKFITERGKILPRRITGLTARQQRDLTRAIKRARILALLPYINKEG; this is encoded by the coding sequence ATGGCGTACTTTCGCAAGCGACTCTCTCCCATCAAGCCGGGCGATCCCATCGACTACAAAGATGTCGATCTGCTGCGCAAATTCATTACCGAGCGCGGCAAAATCCTGCCGCGCCGCATAACTGGCTTGACTGCCCGGCAGCAGCGGGATCTGACCCGCGCCATCAAGCGCGCTCGCATTCTGGCGCTGCTGCCTTACATCAACAAGGAAGGGTAG
- a CDS encoding DNA-binding response regulator translates to MTSQLAAPTATTTEDNACVLLVETNGRFAREASADFWEAGYEPIVSNSLQASWQALEARQPALVVVDGGLAGEGALEFCRQIRDEGLRVPVLLAMARDTIDDRAACLAAGADDYVLKPYRPETFWQLVDLYLSAATRERETEQLQFGDLKLDLTLRRAVRNGRAIELTVKEFELLRCLMVHAGQVLTREQILEAVWGDHGAGESNVIEVYIRYLRLKLESEGEKRLIQTVRGVGYALREA, encoded by the coding sequence GTGACATCCCAACTGGCAGCTCCAACAGCAACGACAACCGAGGACAACGCTTGCGTCCTGCTTGTCGAGACGAACGGGCGCTTTGCTCGGGAAGCCAGTGCGGATTTTTGGGAAGCCGGTTACGAGCCCATCGTTAGCAATAGCTTGCAAGCCAGTTGGCAGGCACTCGAGGCACGCCAGCCCGCATTGGTCGTGGTTGATGGCGGCCTGGCCGGCGAGGGTGCCCTCGAGTTTTGCCGCCAGATTCGGGATGAGGGACTCCGGGTACCGGTATTGCTGGCCATGGCGCGCGACACCATTGACGATCGCGCTGCCTGCCTGGCCGCAGGGGCCGATGACTACGTGCTCAAACCCTACCGCCCCGAGACCTTTTGGCAGCTAGTCGATCTTTATCTGAGCGCCGCGACGCGCGAGCGCGAAACGGAACAGCTGCAATTTGGCGATTTGAAGCTGGATTTGACCCTGCGGCGTGCCGTTCGCAACGGGCGCGCGATCGAGCTGACGGTGAAAGAGTTCGAGCTGTTGCGCTGCCTGATGGTGCACGCCGGGCAGGTGCTAACCCGCGAGCAAATTTTGGAAGCCGTTTGGGGCGATCACGGGGCAGGCGAGTCCAACGTGATTGAGGTCTACATCCGCTACCTGCGCCTCAAACTGGAGAGCGAGGGCGAGAAGCGCCTCATTCAAACCGTGCGCGGGGTGGGCTATGCCCTACGCGAGGCCTAG
- a CDS encoding dihydroorotase: MTAPAESLIRNAEVLHPSGQLARGDVHLRGGKIAAVLPAGSPIRAQHEIEAGGLTLLPGGIDPQVHFREPGMAHKETLFSGSCACARGGITAFLEMPNTQPPTTTQAALDDKLQRAASSALVHYGFFIGATADNLPVLQSAQPACGIKIFMGSSHGSLLVSEPAVLARIFASGHRPIAVHAENQQRLEQRQRQFAGARDPAVHTQIRDRHVALLATQQALELAQRYRRRLHVLHVSTAEEAQLLRACKPSWVSAEVTPQHLLLNEHAYATLGTRAQMNPPLRSPRDNAVLWQALQDGAIDFVATDHAPHIWEEKAQGYPHAPSGMPGVETSLPLMLTQAMQGRCSIAQVARWLSAGPAQAYGLANKGAIAPGYDADLVLVDLATYRPVRRAELATQCGWSPFEGWNLTGWPVMTLVGGQIAYERGQLNTAVRGEALSFRR; this comes from the coding sequence ATGACTGCTCCCGCCGAATCGCTGATCCGCAACGCGGAGGTTTTGCACCCCAGCGGCCAGCTCGCGCGCGGCGACGTGCACCTGCGCGGCGGCAAAATCGCGGCCGTTTTGCCCGCTGGCAGCCCCATCCGCGCCCAGCACGAGATTGAGGCCGGCGGCCTGACGCTGTTGCCCGGCGGCATCGATCCCCAGGTGCACTTTCGCGAGCCGGGTATGGCGCACAAAGAAACCCTGTTTAGCGGCAGCTGTGCCTGCGCGCGCGGCGGCATCACGGCGTTTTTGGAGATGCCCAACACGCAGCCGCCCACCACGACGCAAGCAGCCCTGGACGACAAGCTCCAGCGGGCCGCTAGCAGCGCGCTGGTTCACTACGGTTTTTTTATTGGGGCGACGGCGGACAACCTGCCGGTGCTGCAATCGGCGCAGCCCGCCTGCGGCATCAAGATCTTTATGGGGTCATCCCACGGGTCGCTGCTGGTCAGCGAGCCGGCCGTTCTGGCGCGCATCTTTGCCAGCGGCCATCGCCCCATAGCCGTCCATGCCGAAAACCAGCAGCGCCTGGAGCAGCGGCAGCGGCAGTTTGCCGGCGCTCGAGACCCGGCCGTCCACACCCAAATCCGCGATCGCCACGTTGCCCTGCTGGCAACGCAACAAGCGCTGGAGCTGGCCCAGCGCTACCGGCGGCGCCTGCACGTACTCCACGTCTCGACCGCCGAGGAAGCCCAGTTGCTGCGCGCTTGCAAGCCCAGCTGGGTCAGTGCCGAGGTCACACCCCAACACCTGCTACTGAACGAGCACGCCTACGCCACGCTGGGGACGCGGGCGCAAATGAATCCGCCGCTGCGATCGCCGCGCGACAACGCCGTCTTGTGGCAGGCCCTGCAGGATGGCGCCATTGACTTTGTCGCCACGGATCATGCCCCCCACATCTGGGAAGAAAAGGCCCAGGGGTATCCGCACGCGCCTTCGGGGATGCCCGGGGTGGAGACCTCACTGCCACTGATGCTGACCCAGGCCATGCAAGGCCGCTGCAGCATTGCGCAGGTGGCCCGCTGGCTCTCGGCAGGGCCCGCTCAGGCTTACGGTCTGGCCAACAAAGGGGCGATCGCGCCGGGCTACGATGCCGATCTGGTCTTGGTGGATTTGGCAACGTATCGCCCGGTGCGGCGGGCAGAGCTGGCAACCCAATGCGGCTGGAGCCCCTTTGAGGGCTGGAACCTGACCGGCTGGCCCGTCATGACGTTGGTGGGCGGGCAAATTGCCTATGAGCGCGGGCAGCTCAACACGGCCGTGCGCGGCGAGGCTTTGTCGTTTCGCCGGTGA
- a CDS encoding DNA endonuclease, giving the protein MDFEVSSKRERRGILAGMLLGGARRNGDNFYLLHPARHRAHAELQRQLLERIGGRPVALKMYLTRQGERWLRLQPKQTPLIRVLVQRLYPGGTRTIARPFLRHLTRQGLVLWYLDRGSRAFRYRNGRIRSLEVSLHVGASRAECETIAAYFARTWGWQWGIARGKRGYRLRLGSQAGRQFLAELRPQLPPSLRHKADPARNATVAT; this is encoded by the coding sequence ATGGACTTTGAAGTCTCATCCAAACGCGAGCGCCGCGGGATCTTGGCGGGCATGTTGCTGGGGGGAGCTCGCCGCAACGGCGATAACTTCTACCTGCTGCATCCCGCTCGCCATAGGGCGCATGCCGAGCTCCAGCGGCAGCTACTGGAGCGCATCGGGGGGCGCCCGGTTGCGCTCAAGATGTACCTAACCCGGCAGGGCGAGCGCTGGTTGCGCCTGCAACCCAAGCAAACGCCGCTGATCCGGGTGCTGGTGCAGCGTCTGTATCCGGGCGGGACGCGCACGATCGCGCGCCCGTTTCTGCGGCATCTGACCCGTCAGGGCCTGGTCCTGTGGTATCTGGATCGCGGCTCGCGCGCGTTCCGGTACCGCAACGGTCGGATCCGCAGCCTGGAAGTTTCTCTCCATGTCGGGGCCTCGCGTGCCGAGTGCGAGACCATCGCTGCTTACTTCGCGCGCACCTGGGGCTGGCAGTGGGGAATCGCGCGGGGCAAGCGCGGGTACCGCCTGCGCCTGGGAAGCCAAGCCGGCCGGCAGTTTCTAGCCGAGCTGCGGCCGCAGCTGCCTCCCAGCCTGCGCCACAAAGCCGATCCTGCCCGCAACGCAACGGTCGCCACCTAA
- the rpmG gene encoding 50S ribosomal protein L33 has protein sequence MASRKGIRVIVTLECTECRTNPHQRTPGVSRYTTEKNRRNVSGRLELRKHCRYCNKHTVHKETK, from the coding sequence ATGGCAAGCAGGAAAGGAATCCGCGTGATTGTGACGCTCGAGTGTACCGAGTGCCGCACCAATCCCCATCAGCGCACGCCCGGCGTCTCGCGCTATACCACCGAAAAAAACCGCCGCAACGTTAGCGGGCGCCTGGAGCTGCGCAAGCACTGCCGCTATTGCAACAAGCACACCGTGCACAAAGAGACCAAATAA
- a CDS encoding heavy metal translocating P-type ATPase — protein MTLALALGMLFREALHQTPYQIGEYALFLPLYLASGWGVLSVAGRNIRRGQVFDENFLMAVATLAAIAIHELPEAVGVMLFYRLGELLQDRAVGGSRRSVESLLAVRPDVARVERDGQLQTVSPEAVAVGERIQLKPGERIPLDGEVLAGSAQIDTSALTGESRPQAVEAGGSVWAGTINQTGVLTVRVTRPFAHSSIAKV, from the coding sequence ATGACCCTAGCGCTCGCGCTGGGTATGCTCTTCCGGGAAGCTCTCCACCAGACGCCCTATCAAATCGGCGAGTACGCCCTATTCCTCCCGCTGTATTTGGCGAGCGGCTGGGGCGTGCTGTCGGTTGCCGGGCGCAACATCCGGCGCGGTCAGGTCTTTGACGAGAATTTTTTGATGGCGGTGGCCACGCTCGCCGCGATCGCCATCCACGAGCTTCCGGAAGCTGTGGGCGTCATGCTGTTCTATCGCTTGGGGGAGCTGCTGCAGGATCGCGCTGTGGGGGGCTCGCGCCGCTCGGTGGAATCGCTTTTGGCGGTGCGGCCGGATGTGGCACGCGTGGAGCGGGACGGCCAGCTGCAAACTGTTTCCCCTGAGGCCGTGGCCGTGGGCGAGCGCATCCAGCTCAAGCCCGGCGAGCGCATCCCGCTCGATGGCGAAGTGCTGGCCGGCAGTGCCCAGATCGACACATCGGCGCTAACGGGCGAATCGCGGCCGCAGGCTGTGGAAGCGGGCGGCTCGGTCTGGGCCGGCACCATCAACCAAACCGGGGTGTTGACCGTGCGCGTGACTCGTCCCTTTGCCCACTCCTCCATTGCCAAGGTG